From the Theobroma cacao cultivar B97-61/B2 chromosome 2, Criollo_cocoa_genome_V2, whole genome shotgun sequence genome, one window contains:
- the LOC108660841 gene encoding CREB-regulated transcription coactivator 1-like, with product MPPRREHPPLTRSVGRGRGRSQHRQLDPIEGELTASTIRAAPVAEQTETPPHPPPLLPLTSILAMPLEAVQALAAFFTTIAGQVQAGQALPVAPPAAPLVPPPPPPVPPPVLDVSNSKKLKEAGQHGCTFFMGESDATVAKEVVQMALRAEKLANENRRM from the coding sequence atgcctcctcgacgtgagcacccacctctcactagatcggttgggaggggaagaggtcgttctCAACATCGTCAGCTAGATCCTATAGAGGGGGAATTGACTGCGTCTACTATACGGGCAGCACCTGTTGCTGAGCAGACCGagactcctccacatcctccacctctTTTGCCACTTACTAGTATTCTTGCCATGCCTCTTGAGGCAGTTCAGGCATTGGCAGCCTTCTTTACTACTATTGCTGGCCAGGTTCAGGCTGGTCAAGCTCTTCCTGTAGCTCCTCCAGCTGCTCCTTTAGTACCACCACCCCCACCTCCTGTCCCACCACCAGTGTTGGATGTTTCTAATTCTAAGAAGCTTAAAGAGGCTGGGCAACATGGTTGCACTTTTTTTATGGGTGAGTCGGATGCAACCGTAGCTAAAGAGGTGGTGCAAATGGCTTTAAGAGCTGAGAAGCTTGCgaatgaaaataggagaatGTGA